The region GCGGATCAGTGGCCCGCGAAGCCAGCGGGCCTCGGACGAGGCGAGCGCGCCGGCGGCACGGGAAATCAGATGCTGAGGGAGTACGTGTTGGAGCCGGACAAAAGTGCTCATGGGGTCGGGACGAGTTACCGAGGCTGCGAGGCGGGCGAAGTGGAAGTGCGTGAGGTGGATGAGAGCTACGGTGGGGAATGCCGTCGGTTCTCGAATACGTCGGGTCCCGCGCCTGAGCCCGAGGGATCTTCGTGGGCAGGACGAAGATGAACGCCTCGCCGGCAAGGAAGCTGGCGAGGCGTTCTACTGTCTCGATCGGGCTAGGTTGGCCAGAAACGTCAGTCCTGCACGTTGTCGATCTGCGCCTTCTGCAGCGTGCCGGAGTAGTCGACGTAGACGGTCTTCGTCTCGGTGTAGAAATCGAAGACCTCCCAGCCGCCCTCGCGGTGCCCGTTGCCCGTCGCCTTCACGCCTCCGAAGGGCATGTGGGCCTCGGCGCCGATCGTCGGTCCGTTGATGTAGGTGATGCCGGCTTCGATGTCGCGCATCGCGCGGAAGGCCCGCGCCACGTCCTTGGTGTACACCGCCGACGAGAGGCCGTACGGCGTGTTGTTGGCGACGGCGATGGCCTCGTCGAACGACTGGACTTTGAGCACGACGAGGAACGGGCCGAAGACCTCCTCCTTCGCCACGCGCATCTCGGGCGTCACGTCCGTGAAGATCGTGGGCTGGAAGAAGTGGCCGTCGCCGAGCCCCTCGCCCGAGGCGCGCTCGCCGCCGAGCACGAGCGTCGCGCCTTCCTTCTTGGCGATCTCGACGTAGCGCTCGACTTTAGCGATGGCGTCGGCGTTGATCATCGGGCCCATCTCGGTGTCGTCGTCGTTGCCGTAGCCGAGCTTGAGCTCCGACGCGCGCACCTTCAGCTTCTCGACGACCGCGTCGTGGACGTCGGCGTGGGCGATCAGACGACTCGTGGCCGTGCAGCGCTGACCCGTCGTGCCGAAGGCGCCCCAGAGCAGGCCCTCCACGGCGAGGTCGAGGTCGGCGTCTTCCATCACGATGCAGGGGTTCTTGCCACCCATCTCGAAGGAGAATCGCTTGTGCATCCGCCCGCACACGGCGCCGATGTGGGAGCCGGTCTCGGTCGAGCCGGTGAACGTAATCGCGTCCACGTCCTCGTGCTCCACGATCGCCTGGCCGACCGGCC is a window of Rhodothermales bacterium DNA encoding:
- a CDS encoding aldehyde dehydrogenase family protein, with translation MAETMTANGTSTDVQTFQNYIGGTWRDAASGETFEDRNPARNSDLIGRFPKSSADDVNAAVEAARAAFEKWRLMPAPQRGDILRNLGDILTERKSEFAHAMTREMGKPFFETKGDVQEAIDTAYYAATEGRRLFGHTVPSELSNKFNMSIRLPIGVVGVITAWNFPVAVPTWKMFPAVLAGNTVVFKPSEDAPHSGMLLVQAMIDAGFPEGVVNLVQGAGPVGQAIVEHEDVDAITFTGSTETGSHIGAVCGRMHKRFSFEMGGKNPCIVMEDADLDLAVEGLLWGAFGTTGQRCTATSRLIAHADVHDAVVEKLKVRASELKLGYGNDDDTEMGPMINADAIAKVERYVEIAKKEGATLVLGGERASGEGLGDGHFFQPTIFTDVTPEMRVAKEEVFGPFLVVLKVQSFDEAIAVANNTPYGLSSAVYTKDVARAFRAMRDIEAGITYINGPTIGAEAHMPFGGVKATGNGHREGGWEVFDFYTETKTVYVDYSGTLQKAQIDNVQD